In a genomic window of Streptomyces sp. BHT-5-2:
- a CDS encoding methylated-DNA--[protein]-cysteine S-methyltransferase, translating into MPAPVTAARAATPAAKATTGPAGPVTHTVLDDTPVGPLTLVAHGDALSGLYMTDQRHRPPQETFGTPADPDEPPFAATIAQLRAYFRGELTTFDLPLALHGTPFQRRVWAALCTIPYGETISYGQLAAHLGAPNASRAVGLANGRNPIGIIVPCHRVVGANGSLTGYGGGLDRKRRLLTFERGADGLFPPDDCA; encoded by the coding sequence ATGCCCGCACCCGTCACTGCCGCCCGCGCGGCCACCCCCGCTGCCAAAGCCACCACAGGCCCCGCCGGCCCGGTGACCCACACCGTCCTCGACGACACCCCTGTCGGCCCGCTCACCCTCGTCGCCCACGGCGACGCCCTCAGCGGCCTCTACATGACCGACCAGCGGCACCGCCCGCCCCAGGAGACCTTCGGCACCCCCGCCGACCCCGACGAACCACCCTTCGCCGCGACCATCGCCCAGCTCCGCGCCTATTTCCGGGGCGAACTGACCACCTTCGACCTGCCGCTCGCGCTGCACGGCACCCCGTTCCAGCGCCGCGTCTGGGCAGCCCTGTGCACCATCCCCTACGGCGAGACGATCTCCTACGGGCAGCTTGCCGCCCACCTCGGCGCCCCGAACGCGTCCCGCGCCGTCGGCCTGGCCAACGGCCGCAACCCGATCGGCATCATCGTCCCCTGCCACCGCGTCGTCGGCGCCAACGGCAGCCTCACCGGCTACGGCGGCGGCCTCGACCGCAAGCGCCGCCTGCTCACCTTCGAACGCGGCGCCGACGGGCTCTTCCCACCGGACGACTGCGCCTGA
- a CDS encoding TetR/AcrR family transcriptional regulator — MSPEANAPLSGGALTRSRILDAAAALMTSVGLTHTTTKQIAKKAGCSEATLYKHFRNKEEIFVRVLHERVPQFSDALAQLPDRAGDERGPAGLLEEVVLAALRFYRESFPIAASLFASPELLATHRRKLDELGAMGPHNASGQLAAYLAAEQKLGRISATADPHAAANLLIGACFHRAFLDLFFDGEAPTGALRPEREEEFAAETVRALLGGLAPSGDA, encoded by the coding sequence ATGAGCCCTGAAGCCAATGCCCCGCTGTCCGGAGGGGCGTTGACGCGCTCCCGCATCCTGGACGCCGCCGCCGCGCTGATGACGAGCGTGGGCCTGACCCACACCACGACCAAGCAGATCGCCAAGAAGGCGGGCTGCTCCGAGGCGACGCTCTACAAGCACTTCCGCAACAAGGAAGAGATCTTCGTGCGGGTGCTGCACGAGCGGGTGCCGCAGTTCTCCGACGCGTTGGCGCAGCTGCCGGACCGGGCCGGTGACGAACGCGGTCCGGCCGGGCTCCTCGAAGAGGTGGTGCTGGCCGCGTTGCGGTTCTACCGGGAGTCGTTCCCGATCGCGGCATCGTTGTTCGCCAGTCCGGAGTTGCTGGCGACGCACCGTCGCAAGCTGGACGAGCTGGGCGCCATGGGACCGCACAATGCGAGCGGTCAGCTGGCGGCGTATCTGGCGGCCGAGCAGAAGCTGGGACGGATCTCGGCCACGGCCGATCCCCATGCGGCGGCCAATCTGCTGATCGGGGCCTGTTTCCACCGGGCGTTCCTCGACCTGTTCTTCGACGGGGAGGCACCGACGGGAGCGCTGCGGCCCGAGCGCGAGGAGGAGTTCGCGGCGGAGACGGTACGGGCGCTGCTGGGCGGACTCGCGCCGTCGGGCGACGCGTAA